One Meiothermus sp. QL-1 DNA segment encodes these proteins:
- a CDS encoding ABC transporter permease has protein sequence MRYLRVLWRFWTTALAAELEYRGNFFLAALSALGGAAGSLFGISLLYQGGYQPGGWRFEEALLVLAAFLMLDGFSLVLLYPNLGRIVEHVQKGTLDFVLLKPIDSQFWLSFRSLSPWGLSDGLIGLGLWFYAAGQLGLGWMDHLRGIFLLASAMLMLYSLWFVIGATSIYFVKVANAVEVLRALLEAGRFPVQAFPPAYRFVFTFLVPVAFLTTVPAEAVLGRLGPASFGLAVGLALALLLGARLFWRLALRSYTSASS, from the coding sequence GTGCGCTATCTGAGGGTGCTCTGGCGTTTTTGGACCACGGCGCTGGCCGCAGAGCTCGAGTACCGTGGCAACTTCTTTCTGGCCGCTCTTTCGGCTTTGGGAGGGGCAGCCGGGAGCCTTTTTGGTATCTCGCTCCTCTACCAAGGCGGCTACCAGCCAGGGGGGTGGCGCTTTGAGGAGGCGCTGCTGGTGCTGGCGGCTTTTTTGATGCTGGATGGCTTTTCTCTGGTGCTTTTGTACCCCAACCTGGGCCGCATCGTGGAGCACGTGCAGAAGGGCACTTTAGACTTCGTGCTGCTCAAACCCATCGACAGCCAGTTCTGGCTTTCCTTCCGCAGCCTCTCGCCCTGGGGCCTGAGCGATGGGCTGATTGGCCTGGGGCTTTGGTTCTATGCGGCCGGGCAGCTAGGGCTGGGATGGATGGACCACCTGCGGGGTATTTTCCTTTTGGCTTCGGCCATGCTGATGCTTTATAGCCTTTGGTTCGTTATCGGCGCCACCAGCATCTACTTCGTCAAGGTGGCCAACGCGGTGGAGGTGTTGCGGGCTTTGCTGGAGGCTGGACGCTTCCCGGTGCAGGCCTTCCCCCCTGCCTACCGATTTGTCTTTACCTTCCTGGTGCCGGTGGCCTTCCTCACCACGGTGCCCGCCGAGGCGGTGCTCGGCCGGCTGGGCCCGGCCAGCTTTGGGCTGGCCGTGGGCCTGGCCCTGGCGCTCCTGCTGGGGGCCCGGCTTTTCTGGCGTCTGGCCTTGAGGAGCTACACCTCGGCCTCGAGCTGA
- a CDS encoding ABC transporter substrate-binding protein has product MKRTLFVLLTLLLGLALAQFPLTLTDDQGRTITLQKPPQRIVTMLPSATETICSLSEAACRRIVATDQFSNWPEMVRNLPKAGGLINPNPELIVALKPDLVIVNSPRIVDTLERAGLTVYITRPQTYADIFRTARVYGQMLGMRAEAERLVARIQAEVFALESQAAKAKERPTVYYEIDPTPYTAGPSSFIGTLIEKARGQNIIPAELGNFPKISPELVLQRRPQVIVVTHPEVAAIKNRPGWAALPAVQQNRICAFSGEATDLLSRPGPRVAQGLRLLIGCFHPELR; this is encoded by the coding sequence ATGAAACGAACCCTCTTTGTCCTGCTGACACTCCTCCTCGGTCTTGCTCTAGCCCAGTTTCCCCTCACCCTCACCGACGACCAGGGCCGCACCATCACCCTACAAAAGCCACCCCAGCGCATCGTGACCATGCTGCCCTCGGCCACCGAGACCATCTGCAGCCTGTCCGAGGCAGCCTGCCGGCGCATCGTGGCCACCGACCAGTTCTCCAACTGGCCGGAGATGGTGCGCAACCTGCCCAAGGCCGGGGGGCTCATCAACCCCAACCCCGAACTCATCGTGGCCCTCAAGCCCGACCTGGTAATTGTGAACTCGCCCCGCATCGTGGACACCCTCGAGCGGGCCGGCCTCACCGTCTACATCACCCGGCCCCAGACCTACGCCGACATCTTCCGCACCGCCAGGGTCTACGGCCAGATGCTTGGGATGCGGGCCGAGGCCGAGCGGCTGGTGGCCCGCATCCAGGCCGAGGTCTTCGCCCTGGAAAGCCAGGCCGCCAAGGCCAAGGAGCGCCCCACCGTCTACTACGAGATTGACCCCACCCCTTACACCGCGGGGCCCAGCTCCTTCATCGGCACCCTGATTGAAAAGGCTCGAGGGCAGAACATCATCCCCGCTGAGCTGGGCAACTTCCCCAAGATCAGCCCCGAGCTGGTGCTGCAGCGGAGGCCCCAGGTCATCGTGGTCACCCATCCCGAGGTGGCGGCCATCAAGAACCGGCCCGGCTGGGCTGCCCTCCCCGCGGTGCAGCAAAACCGCATCTGCGCCTTCAGCGGCGAGGCCACCGACCTGCTCTCCCGCCCGGGCCCCCGCGTGGCCCAGGGGCTCAGGCTCCTCATCGGCTGCTTCCACCCTGAGCTCAGGTAG